TGCGCTTTACTTCCATCGCTCAAGTCTATCTTGAGATCCCGAAACGTGACGCGTATGGCGCACAGCCAACAGCTGTGTGAAATGCCTTGAATGGAGAGCCGGATGCGGTGAAAGTCGCAAGTCCGGTTCGGAGAAGAGTCCGAGCGCCAAACTGCCCCCTCGGGGGTGGGTCGGCTCGGGCTTATTCTACATTGATGGAGGTAAAATATGGACTGCACTTCACCTGAGAAAGCGGCGTTAGAGACAAAATTGTTGCGTCACGATACCATAGCGGCGGGGCGTCGTCATACCGTTGGTCTCAAAACTGACGGGACTGTGACGGCAGTGGGTGATAATAAATACGGTCAATGTAATGTGAGCGGCTGGCGTGATATTGTTTCGATCGCGGCTGGTAATGTTCATATGGCGACAAACACGGGTAATTCTCATACTATCGGTCTTAAATCTGACGGTACTGTGGTAGCTGTGGGTTGGAATAAGCATAACCAATGTAATGTCAACGACTGGCGCGATATTGTAGCCGTTGCGGCGGGTTGGCGCCGTACAATTGGGGTTAAGTCGGATGGCACGGTAGTTGCCGTGGGACGCAACACTTACGGCGAATGCGACGTAAGCGCCTGGCATAACATTGTGGCGGTCACCGCGGGTGACTGGCACACCATTGGTCTTAAATTGGACGGCACGGTGACGGCAGTGGGTATCAATATGTATCGTCAATGCAATGTAAGCGACTGGCGCGACATCTTGGCTGTTTCGGCGGGTTATCTTCATACTGTGGGGCTTAAATCGGATGGCACCGTTAAGGCTGTGGGTTCGAACCAGCATAATCAATGCGATGTAGATGACTGGTGCGATATAGTGGCGATAGCGGCAGGTAGTTATCATACCGTGGGGCTTAAATCGGATGGTACGGTGGTTGCTGTAGGGTTGAATAAATATGACCAATGCGATGTAGATGGTTGGAATGACATTATGGCTATTACGGCGGGTTGTGCCCATACCCTCGGAATTAAATCTGACGGCACGGTGGTTGCAGTGGGTGATAATGATTATGGACAAAGTGATGTAAACGAATGGAGCGCCATCCAACTGCCGTGTAATTAGTTTTTCAGTTCAGCCCCCAAAGCCTAAGCTCCCTCAAAT
The Alicyclobacillus curvatus genome window above contains:
- a CDS encoding chromosome condensation regulator; amino-acid sequence: MDCTSPEKAALETKLLRHDTIAAGRRHTVGLKTDGTVTAVGDNKYGQCNVSGWRDIVSIAAGNVHMATNTGNSHTIGLKSDGTVVAVGWNKHNQCNVNDWRDIVAVAAGWRRTIGVKSDGTVVAVGRNTYGECDVSAWHNIVAVTAGDWHTIGLKLDGTVTAVGINMYRQCNVSDWRDILAVSAGYLHTVGLKSDGTVKAVGSNQHNQCDVDDWCDIVAIAAGSYHTVGLKSDGTVVAVGLNKYDQCDVDGWNDIMAITAGCAHTLGIKSDGTVVAVGDNDYGQSDVNEWSAIQLPCN